The proteins below are encoded in one region of Sinorhizobium meliloti:
- the dgoD gene encoding galactonate dehydratase, translating into MKITKLTTYIVPPRWLFLKIETDEGVVGWGEPVVEGRALTVEAAVHELSDYLVGKDPFLIEDHWNVLYRGGFYRGGAIHMSALAGIDQALWDIKGKALGQPVHSLLGGQCRDRIKVYSWIGGDRPSDVANNAREVVARGFKAIKLNGCEEMQIVDTNEKIDKAVETIGLIRDAIGPHVGIGVDFHGRVHRPMAKVLAKELEQFKLMFIEEPVLSENREALREIANHCSTPIALGERLYSRWDFKSVLSDGFVDIIQPDLSHAGGITECRKIAAMAEAYDVALAPHCPLGPIALAACLQVDAVSYNAFIQEQSLGIHYNEANDILDYISNKEVFAYEDGFVSIPQGPGLGIEVDEAYVMERAKEGHRWRNPVWRHSDGSVAEW; encoded by the coding sequence TATATCGTTCCGCCGCGCTGGCTGTTTCTCAAGATCGAGACCGATGAGGGCGTCGTGGGGTGGGGGGAGCCCGTGGTCGAGGGGCGCGCGCTCACGGTCGAAGCTGCCGTTCACGAGCTTTCGGACTATCTCGTTGGCAAGGACCCATTCCTGATCGAGGACCATTGGAATGTCCTTTATCGAGGCGGCTTCTACCGCGGCGGCGCCATCCATATGAGTGCGCTCGCCGGCATCGATCAGGCGCTTTGGGACATCAAGGGCAAGGCCCTCGGTCAGCCCGTCCACTCTCTGCTTGGCGGCCAGTGCCGTGACAGGATCAAGGTCTATTCTTGGATCGGCGGCGACCGCCCGAGCGATGTCGCGAACAATGCGCGCGAGGTGGTCGCCCGTGGCTTCAAGGCGATCAAGCTTAACGGCTGTGAGGAGATGCAGATCGTCGACACCAACGAGAAGATCGACAAGGCGGTAGAGACGATAGGGCTCATCCGCGATGCGATCGGCCCTCATGTCGGCATCGGCGTCGATTTCCACGGGCGGGTCCATCGCCCGATGGCGAAGGTTCTCGCCAAGGAGCTTGAGCAGTTCAAGCTCATGTTCATCGAGGAGCCCGTCCTTTCGGAGAACCGCGAAGCCCTGAGGGAAATCGCCAATCATTGCTCGACGCCGATCGCACTCGGCGAAAGGCTCTATTCGCGCTGGGACTTCAAATCGGTTCTCTCCGACGGCTTTGTCGATATCATCCAGCCGGACCTTTCTCATGCCGGCGGGATCACCGAATGCCGCAAGATCGCCGCTATGGCCGAGGCCTACGACGTGGCGCTGGCGCCGCACTGCCCCCTCGGGCCGATTGCCCTTGCCGCCTGCCTGCAGGTCGACGCGGTCAGCTATAACGCCTTCATCCAGGAACAGAGCCTCGGCATCCACTACAACGAGGCGAACGACATCCTCGACTACATCTCCAACAAAGAGGTCTTCGCTTACGAAGACGGCTTCGTTTCCATTCCGCAGGGTCCCGGTCTCGGCATCGAGGTCGACGAGGCCTATGTGATGGAACGCGCGAAGGAGGGGCATCGCTGGCGCAATCCGGTCTGGCGCCATTCGGACGGCAGTGTGGCCGAGTGGTGA
- a CDS encoding SDR family oxidoreductase, translating into MSDRLKGKRIMVTGAAQGIGLAIAEAFLSERAALFLLDRDGPLLEKEAKRLQRQGQSLAYAEADITDAEAIESTLSAAASSIGPINALVNNAGVNVFSEPLEMSNADWQRCFDINLRGAWNCCKAVLPSLIEQGGGAILNIASTHAFTIIPHTFPYPVAKHALIGMTKALGIEYASKGVRVNALAPGYVLTQKAYDYWNSFPDPAAAEAATLKLHPGGRIATAEEIARAAVFMISDECPFMNATCLTVDGGLSVLHHPA; encoded by the coding sequence ATGAGTGACCGGCTTAAGGGTAAGCGGATCATGGTGACCGGTGCTGCGCAGGGTATCGGCCTTGCGATTGCCGAAGCGTTCCTGTCGGAGCGGGCGGCACTCTTCCTCCTCGACCGCGACGGTCCCCTGCTTGAAAAGGAGGCGAAGCGCCTGCAGCGGCAGGGGCAGTCGCTCGCCTACGCCGAGGCCGATATTACGGATGCGGAGGCGATCGAATCAACGCTGTCGGCAGCCGCTTCGTCGATCGGTCCAATCAACGCGCTCGTCAACAATGCCGGGGTCAACGTCTTCTCGGAGCCGCTGGAGATGAGCAATGCCGATTGGCAGCGCTGTTTCGACATCAACCTCCGTGGCGCCTGGAATTGCTGCAAGGCGGTTCTCCCCAGCCTTATCGAGCAGGGCGGCGGGGCGATCCTCAACATCGCCTCGACGCATGCATTCACCATCATTCCGCACACATTCCCCTATCCAGTCGCAAAGCACGCGCTAATCGGTATGACGAAGGCGCTCGGCATCGAATATGCGTCGAAGGGGGTTCGCGTGAATGCGCTGGCACCGGGTTATGTCTTGACCCAAAAGGCGTACGACTACTGGAACAGCTTTCCTGACCCGGCGGCAGCCGAGGCGGCAACCCTGAAGCTTCACCCGGGCGGCCGCATTGCGACGGCAGAAGAGATCGCCCGCGCCGCCGTCTTCATGATTTCGGACGAGTGCCCTTTCATGAACGCGACGTGCTTGACGGTGGATGGCGGGCTCAGCGTCCTGCATCATCCGGCTTGA